CAGCTCAACCATCGCTTGCTCGGCAAAAGGCTCAATGGCCACTTCCAGGCGCAGCGCCGGGTTCTCGGGGAAGTAGCTCAGCGCGCTAAAGTGCTCGCGCTGCTCAGGGGTCAGCGGAGACTGGGAGCTGGTGGCGAAGAAGGCGTCTTTGCTGGCACGAAAGTCATCGAGGTCTGACATGCTTACTTAGCTTTCTCGGCGCTGATCAGCAGCGAGCCGGAGAATTCGCGTATCAGGGGCAGCGCCTCAAAGAGGCCACCGATGGCTTCGGTGGTGCCAATCAGCGCCGCCGGAATGGCAGGGTGCAGCCAATCGAAGGGAGTAATTTTGATCGCGGTAAAGCCGTGCTTGCGCAGTTGGGCTGCTAAGGGCCAGCGCACAAAGGCGGTTTCGTCTGGCGAAACATAGGCCAACGCCTTGCGCAGGAACGTGCGTTCGGCAAAAATCTGCGGGTTCAGCATGTTAGGCTCCGCAAAGGCCAGCCGTCCCCCGGGCTTGAGTAGGCGGAAGCTCTTGGCGAGTGAATCGTCAACTTCAAGGTGATGGAGAACTGAAGAGCCAATGATGGCATCGTATTGCGTGCTTTCGTCAATATCTTCGAAGCGCGCACAGATGAACTCCACGTCTGGGTTTTTGGCGCGGGCCAGCTCGATCAATTCAGGCGAAATATCATTCGCAGTGATCTTGGCGCCACTTTGCGCAAACACTTGGGTGAACATCCCCGTGCCACAGCCCAGTTCCAGGGCGTGCTGGCCGCGGCCTAAGCGTGCCGCCTGCATCACTTTGTTGGCACGTTTCATTGCGCGCTGCTTGCCGGCTTCAGTGCCCCAACCCCAGGTAGCTTCGGCACCCTGGCTGGCCAAGTACTTGCCATGTTCGATTTCATGGAGTGAACGCGTTGTCATTTTGTATTTGCCTCAGGTTGATTTTCAAGCACAATTTTAGCAAACATGCCCAGGGTGTTGCGCAGCGGGGTCAGCGCCCCTTCAAAGCCGCGCCAGAGGGCATAACTCCAGGCGGGCATGAGGTTGCGCATGGAGATGCCGCCGGAGACAAGGTATCGAAAGGGCATGATCGCTTGCACGGAGCGCAGGCGCAGCGCGGGGAAGCGCTCTGCGAAGAGCGCCTTGTCCCGGTGAAATAGGATCCACGGCAGGGCAGAGTTCGCGGACGAGAGCGGGCCATCGCCGTCAATCTTCCAACTGGTGTTGGCTTCATCCACTGGCTCGTGGTGCAGGTTCTTGTAAACGAAACGCGACCAGCGGGTGAGCCACGGTTCGATCAGCACCACTTTGCCGCCAGGCACCAGGCAGCGCTGGGCCTCTGCGAACAGCAACGCCGGGTCGGGGATATGGTGCAGCACGTTGGTCATCACAATGGCTTGCAAGCTTTGCGGCCTGAAGGGAAGATGCTGAGCATCCAGGCATACATCCATGCCGTCCAGATAGAAGATTTCACTGGTCAGCAGGTTAGGGATACGTTCAGCTAAAAACCCCGCGCCAGAGCCGAGCTCAAGGATCGGTGCATCGCTGAAGGGCTGCAATTCTCGTGCAATCGCCGCATACCAATCCTCATAGATTGCTTCCAGGAAGGGCTTGGTGCGAATGATCTGGCGGCGCAACGCCGTGGTCTCCGGCGAGTCAATATCTTTCCCCTGGGTCAGGGGGTGTGCAAGCCATTGGCGCAAGCGGCTTGATTGGCTGCTCATGGTTGCAACTCGCCAACGACCTTGGCCAGCACAGTCGAGCCGCGGTCATCCATCACCTCGAGGGCGAAGGGGGCTCCCTGCGCCAGCCACGCCGTGCTGATCTCGATTTGATGCGTTGTTCCGTCGTCGGCGGTGTTTTCGAGCATGGCGCCAGAGGCCCACGGCCAGCGTGTAGTGCTGGCTGCATCCAGCCGTAACCCGAGCAGGTGCACTGCGGTTTCCGGCTGCAGGCTAAAAGCATTTGCCCCGGCCGGCACAGACACTTCGAGCCAGCCCGAGAAGCCAGCAGGCAATGAATAGCTGCTTTCCCTTGTTGAGCTATCTGTCCGCCAATAGAGCGTGATGGTTTGTGATTCGGGGAGGCTGGCTACTTGCAGGGCAAGATAGCTGATTGGCATCTTCATGGGGCTCACATCCAATCGGCCTTGGATGAGCAGCCCGTCTCCCTCCGGAACGGGACTGAGGCCAACTACATGGCTGATCGCAGTGTGCCCGTGCAACCAGCTAGCCTCTTGAGTGCTGTTACGCACAGCCGGCCAAAATACCGCCGGGATTTGCTCAGCGCCTTTCGAGAGGTAGTAATAGAGCGGGATCTCATGCGTGTAGAGTACCCGCGCCGTGGAGGCGCTAGCCAGCAGCTCCGCGGGCTGCTGGGCAGAAAAGGAGAAGTTTTGGCGCTGTGTATGATTCTGCAGCGTCAATTGATAGTGCCGCAGGTAAAAAGCGGGGTAGGTGATCGAGGCCATGCCGATCAACAGCAATGCTGCGGCTGCGGCTAGCAGGCGGGCAGAGCGCAAGCTCGACAGCATCCTTTGTGCACTTGACGCTTGGCGCAACCAAGCCCATATGATCTCGGCCGCGTAGATTACGCCATAGGCCACAAAGCCTGTGAGCAAGGTAGCTAGCGGCACCCAGGTCCGCTCGAACATGAGCGCACCGAACCAAGGCACCACATACACAACGCCGAGCACCCCCAGGCCCAAAAAGATCGGCAAGATGGTTAGCGCCTCGCGGCGTTGGTTGCGCCAGGCGGCAAACAGACCGTAGCCGGTGAGCAACACGCCAAAGGCGGGAAATGTAAAGGCCGCGAACCAGGTATAGGCGATTTCAGCCGAAAGGCTATTGGCAGCAGGGATTTCCGAAAGGAGATCCCAAGGGGCCGGGTAAAAGTCAGTCGGGTCGAAATTCATTACCGGCTGGCTGATCAGTGCTGGCACCAAGAGCGCCGCGCCGATCAGCAGTGCGGCGAGGGCAACCGCAAGCATCTGTTTGCGGTTGCGATACACGTTGGCAAAATTGTAGAGAACATAATAGGCTAGCGCAGCGCCGGCGTAGATCTTGCCAATTTGATGAAACAACATCATCGCCAAGGCCAACGGAAAAAAGAGTTGCAGCGCCCGTTTGTGCTGGGCGGCAATCAGCCCCCAAAGCCAGTAGGCCAAGGTCAACGCCATCGTACTGGGTACGATCACATGGATCCCGGTGCCGACGAAGGTGACCGGGGCCAATAGAAGCACGGCAAAGGCCATACCGCGCCGGCCAAACAGCTGGCGCAACCAATAGATCAGCCCCAGGCAGAGCACCAGCTTCATGCCGATCGCCAGCAGTGCGTAACCGAATTCGTAGCTCCCCCCCAGGAAGTAGATCAGATTCAGTAGCACGGAATGTAAAGGGTGAAAGATGATGAAAATGCGGTGATACTGGCGCATCTGCATGTAACTGATTTGCTCGTCACTGGTAGGGAAGAGCAGTTGCTGCTTCAGTGTGTTGAGCGCCGGGCAATCCTGCAGGAAGCAGGTGCGCATTTGTTCCGCCTTGAGAACATAGCCATAGGCATCGTCTGTTTCCACGATGGCTTGGCGTTCAAAGAACGGTGCGGCGGTGATGTATCCCTGGGCAAGGAGGAAGATCAGGCAACTAACCAGTACAGCAAATTTTTCAAAGCGTGCAGCAGGCTTCATAGGTCAAGGGATGAATTTGTAGGTCAGTAGCGCTGCCAGCGTGATGCGCGCCAGCATTAAGCCATGGCGCCAGCGCTGGATGTTGGTCTGGCCGTAGGTGCGTTCGCGATAACGAACCGGTAGGTCTACAATCTTCAGGTTCAAGGTGGCCGCCCCCAGCAGCAAGTCAAAATCGCCGAAGGGGTCTACTTTGTTGAAGAGTGCGTATTCTTGTTTGAGCAATTCAAAATCGTGGCGCAGCAGCACTTTGGTGCCGCACAGCGTATCTTTCACCGGCTGCCCTAGTAGCCAGGAGAAGATCAGGCTGAAGGCCTTGTTGCCAACGATGTTGGCGGTTTGCATGGCGCGTGCTTCCATCGGGTAGACCAGGCGCGTGCCGTTGATGAATTCCCCTTTGCCACTGGCAATCGCTTCGTAAAAGCGGCTTAGGTCCTCGGGCGGTACGGAGAGATCCGAATCCAGAATAACCAAAATATCATTTGTTGCCGCGGCAAACCCTTGCCATACGGCGTTGGCTTTGCCCACGCCAGTTTGCTTCAGCAGCGTGGATTTGATCTCTGGGTGCTGCTGCATCTCACGTTGGATCACCTGGTAAGTGTCATCCTTCGAGTGTCCTTCAACGAAGATGAATTCAACGTCACCGGCCAACTGAGGCACGCGTGCAAAAATCGCGGGAATGTTGCCGGCTTCATTGCGGGCAGGGATCACTAGCGAGACACTGGGGGCTACAGTCATGTGGCCGCGCAGCGGGCGAGCAATCAGGAAGTTGGTGAGCGCAAAGATGTTGAAAAAGGGCAGCTTTGCCAGGAAGCCATTGAGCAGGCCGGAGACCAAGGGGATCTCTAGCGGTAGCAAAATTTCAGCGGTGCTAGTCACTGCTTCGTAATCCGTCAGGCGCAGCAGATTTTTTAGATCCTCGAGTGTGAACCAATTTTGCGGCAGGGTGCGCCGTTTTAGGCCGAGTAGCTCGGCAATGCCCAATGGCAACTGCCACAAACGGCTATACGTATTGAGGATGATACGTGTGCGGCGATGGCAGAGCTTCTGCAGCCGTTCCAGCAGCAGTTGCACATCCCATAGATCGTTAACCAGATCCGACAGAATAATGACGTCAAACGGGCCATCGAATGGCAGGGCTTGTGCATCGGCCTGCACCCAATGCAAGTGCGGGTGCTGCGTGCGGGCGCTGTGCAGTGCCGCCGCGCTGAGATCCACGCCCACGCCAAACCCAGGCTGCAAGGCAGCCAGCAGATTGCCGCTGCCGCAGCCCAGCTCAAGCACGCGCTGGCCCTTAGGCACCAACGCCGCATAGCGGCGTTGGAGAATGTGCTGGTAACCCCAAGCTAGCCGGCGCCGCCGGCTAGCTTGGGAATAGGCTCGCTCCCAGAAGGTTCTGCGAGTTTGAGAATAGTGCAGCACGCGCTAACTAAACAGGCCTACCACGTAGGGCGTGAGCAGGTTCAGGATCAAGCCCAGCATGAAGAACTCGCCAGCCTTGCGGTTGAAGAACATCGCCCAGCTTACGTACCACAGCGGCCACACCGTCCAGCCCGCAGGCGGCTTGGTGGGGCGCGGTTCGGAGTAGGCTTTCCAGGTTTGGCGCAGGCGCGGAATGGCCAGGAAGGTCAGCAGCACCCAAGGCCCGGTGTACTTCAACACCACCATGGCGATGATCAGAATATAGAAGACGATGAAGGTGACTTTGTTGAGCTTCAGCGAATTGTCCTGGCCCAGCAGCACCGGCACCGAGTTCACGCCTACCTTTTTGTCTGGCTTGATCTTATCGATATGCTTGCCGATCAGCACCGAGGCCACGATCAGGCCATAGGGCAGGGTCAGCGTCCAGATCGCCGGCGAAATCACGCCAGAGGCGGCGAAGGCGGTGCCACCGATCATCAGCGGGCCCCAGACCACCAAAGCGGTCAGCTCGCCCAGGCCGGCGCGCTTGAGCACGCTGGTATACAGCAGGCTCAACAGCAGCCCGGCCACCGCGAATGCCACGATGAGGGTGCCGCGCTGGCTGAACAGGTAGAGCATGATCGCCAGATCGATCACATTCAGCAGCCCGGCGGCCAACAGCAGCCCCTTGGGCGTGGTCAGCCCGCCGAGGATGGGATGCACGCTGTATTGGGCACGCGGATAATCTTCGGTGTCCACGCCTTGGCGCACGTCAAAGTAATCGTTCAGTAGGTTGTTGGAGGCATGCGCCACCACTACGCCGATAACGGCGAGGATGCCCAGCAGCCAGTTCACATTGCCCACGCCCACCTGCTCGGCGGCGATGAGCAAACCCAGCATGCCCGAAGTAAACGACATGGAGAAAACGCAGGCCCGTGAGATGACCAGCCAGCGGGTTACCCCGTCGGCGAGTTCGATTTGCGGAATGTTGCAACCATTCAGCACCGTTTGCCAGCGTTTAAACAGTGGGATCGGGTGAGTCTTGTTACCCTTGCGGGCGGCAGCTCGTGTTGCCATCAACTTCTCCTAACTTAATCTTGGTTATCGTGAAGATTGTAATTATCGGATTATACAACCCGAATCGAGCTAGGCGCGCTTCCGCAGTGCTCCCAGCAGTAGCCAGGCGCCCGCGCCGATCAGCAGCAGTGGCCCCAGGATCGACCAGTACGCTTCGCTGCCCAGGCTGAGCAATACGCCGAGCACCAGCAAAGGAACGGCGGGGTAGTAGCCCCACTGCATGCCTAAGCCGTTACTGCGCACACGGGTGAGCAGTAGGAAGGTGAGCCCCAAGCCAATGAACAGCAGCCCCGAAGGATTGAAGGGCAGCGCCAGGTTGCTGGCTTCTAAATAGGAAACCGCAGTCAGCGAGAACATTACGCCCGCCGGAATGATCGCCCACCACATTTCACGTTGCAGCAGGAACACCGAAGCGAAGCCCAGCCCCATGGAGCCGAGGAAGATCGGGCCACTAAGGGTTTCGGCCAGTTGTGGCGACACCAGTCCCAGCAGGGCCGAGCCGGCCAAACCGGCCAGAAAGAAGCCGACCATGCAGGCCCACCAGCGTTGGCGATCGGCCAGGAACAGGCCAAACATGACCAACGAAGCAATCACAAATAGCGCGGTGGTGAGTAGGGCGCGGGCATTGTCTGGAATCAAGCCGAACTGTTCCAGGGTGAAGAAAATGCCAACCAAGATCAGTGCCAAGCCAAGGACATTACGTTGGTCTTTGAACATGTTTCCCTCCGGACATCACCATTATACGCGTGCCTACGGCACGCGCCCCAACGCGTAATACGTAGGCACGTGCAATTGGCGTGTACCTGCGGCCCACGCCGCCGCATCCTGCGCCAGCCACGCCTCCAGCTCATCGTCGGGCAGCTGGCGATGCAGATCCTGGCGCAGCATGGCGGCCTCGGCGGCTGCATCCGGCGGGCTGGCTTGCAGCGCACCGGCATCGATCAATTGCAGGCCGGCTTGCGCAAACAGTGCTGGGAGCTGGCCACCGATCGCCGGATTGGCTCCCCGGGTGCGCAGCGCCGCGGTTTGGGCACGGCCCAGCGGCACAAGCTCGGGTGGTGCATCCCTACGCTGGCTGTAATCTGGCTCGGCTAGCGCCAGCACTGCGCCGCCGGGCCGCACAACGCGCGCCATCTCGGCCAAGCCGGTGGCCGGGTCTTGCAGCCACAGCAGCACAAAATGACAGAAGGCAATATCGAAGCTATTGGACGAGTAGGGGAGCTGATGCGCATCGCCGGCGCTAAGTTGCGCCTGAGCGGCCTGCTGGCGCGCCAAGGCCAGCGCGGCGCGGTCGATATCCAGCCCATGCAGTGAGCCGGCGACCGGCTGGGGCAGGCCAGCCAGTACGGCACCAGTGCCGCAGCCCACCTCCAGCACGCGGCGCGCATTGGCCAGCCCCGCCGCGGCCAACAAGTGCCGCCGGGCTGGCGCCGTCCAGGCGGCTTGGTGCAGGTAGCGGGAGTGGGCTTCTTCTATGTTCATTTCAGGATTAGTAGATTAATCGATTAATCAACCCATCGATTAATCATATATACTTTTATCTATGGCCCTCGATACTCGCAGTGTCAAGTCACTCTGGCAGGGAGTACGTAGCGATACCAACAACTTCCTGGCCGCCTTCTCCCAACCTGAAAAACCGCGCATTGGCTTACATACCTATGATATTGCTATGGCCAATGGCCGCAGCATGCGCATCCATCTGCGCTTCGAGCCCAGTGGCAATGGCGTGCTGTTTGTGGATGTGACCGATGTGGTGCACCTGAACCATACCGCCGCGTTGATGGCCAAGCTGGCCCTCGACGGCGTGCCGCGGGCACAGGCCCGCGCCCGCATTGGCGCCTGGCACCCGGATGCTCCGCTGGCGCAGATCGAGCGCGAGCTGCAGCAGATCTACGACATGGTGGATGGCTTCGCCCACCCGGACGGTGATTGCCCGACCTGTGAGCTGAGCGATACGCTGGAAATGTCGCCCATGTTCAGTGTCGAGGTCAACGCGCCATACAAAGTGGACATCGCACTGACCTATGGCTGCAACAATGAGTGCCCGCATTGCTATAACGAGGCGGATCGCCTCGAGATGCCCTCGCTGCCATTGAATGAATGGTATGCCGTGCTTGACCGCCTGGCCGAGCTGGGCGTGCCGCACCTGATCCTCACCGGCGGCGAGGCGACTCTGCACCCGGACCTGCCCAAGGTGATCCGCTACGCCGATCAACTCGGCATGGTGGTGGGGCTCAATACCAACGGCCGCCATATTGCTCACAACGAATATATGCAGCAACTTGCCGAGGCAGGCTTGAACCATGTGCAGTTCACGCTCGATTCGAGCCGCCCGGATGTGCACAATGCAATGATGGGCGCCAAGGCCTGGCACCAGACGGTGCAGGGCATTGAAAATGCCATCGCCAGCCGCGTGCATGTCATCACCAACACCACGCTGATGCGCGCCAATATGGGCCATGTGGAAGAGATCATCGAGTTTCTGTATTCGCTCGGCATCCGCACCTTCGCCATGAACGGCATGATCTACTCCGGCGGTGGTTTTGCCCACCCGAACGCCATCGAGGAAAAAGAGATGCCCGCCTTGCTGGTGCGCGTGCGCGATAAGGCCCGCGAACTCGGCATGCGCTTCCTGTGGTACACGCCCACCGAGTATTGCCGTATGTCGCCGGTGGAACTTGAAATTGGCGCCAAGCGTTGCAATGCTGGCGAGTATTCGCTGTGCATTGAGCCGAATGGCGATGTGCTGCCGTGCCAGTCCTACTACGTTTCGGCGGGCAACATTCTGCACGACCCTTGGGAGCAAATTTGGGATGGCGAGCTGTTCCGCAGCTTCCGCTACCGCGAGTTGGACCCTAAAGGCTATGGCCTGCCCGAAAAATGCTGGACCTGCCCCGATTTGCCGCTGTGTGGCGGCGGCTGTCGTATCGAGCGCGAAGCGCGCGATGGCGTGCGTATCGCCGAGGGCAGTGGCGGCGGGTGCTCTGGCTGCAGCGGCAGTTGTGGCACGGGCGGCGCGGCGCACCAGGTGCGTGGCCACGTGCACACTGCGGGCTACATCCCCAGCGGGGGCTTCACGCCTTCGCCCAGCACCACGCGCACCAAAACGCGCGCCAGCGGCAACTTTGTGCTGGTGGGGCTGGATGATATTGGGGTGATGGGCCAGTAAGGTCACCTAATGGAGATTCTTACTCGGTATCACCCCGTCGTTTAGTCTATTAGTCTGATAGTCAAAGACTGACTAAATGACTACGTGACCAATCGACGGTCAAACCTCCCGTCACTTTTATAATCTCCTGTGATGCTCTCCGCTTTCGAAGCCAACATCATCTTGCGCATAGCCACAGCAGCCGTGTTTACCGCCTTGCTGTGGCTAGTGTTCTTGCAACTGGCGCGTGGGCAGGGCAAATTGCTTTTTGCCATCGTAGCTGGCGGCCTGCTGGGGCTGTTTGCTTACCTGCCGTTGGCGCAGCTGCTGGCGTTCGTGCCGCTGCTGGGCCTGCTGGCCTGGGCCGCCATGCGCCGCGGGCGGGCCACAGCCTACCAGCCCGCGGTGGCACGCATTGAGGGCGGCGGCGTCAAGCGCGGCCTCACGCCGCCCGAGGCGGCAGTGCTGCTTGGCCGGCCGATCAACATTACGCTCACGCTCGTGCTGTTCGAGCTGCTGCGTAAGGGGATTTTGCGCCAGACGGCAGGTGCCCCTTTTACTGTCGAAGTCAACGAAGCGTTCCGCACGCATGGCAAGGGGCTGACGGCCCAGGCGCGTGGTGAGCAGCGCCGCCTAGCCGCCCAAGCCATTCACGCCGCGCTGCATACGTTTGAAGAGCCATTTCTGGAGATCATTGAGAGCTCCCCCGGGGTGCCGGTAAGCCAGCTCGATCTGGGCGTGGCGGTGCAACCATTGGTGCGCTATGTAGCTGGCCGTTCGGGTGGCTACAGCCTGGCCGAGACGCGCAGGTACTATGACTTGATTATTGACCGCGCTCCCAAAGAAGCACGCAGTGACGGCAAGCTCACCTTTGACCGCGAGCGTATTTTCAATCGCAACCTTGGCTGGATCCTGCTGTTGGAGGACGCTGCTTTCGTCTCCGTGTTGGATCAGCCGGATTATTCCTATGTGCCAGTGTGGCTGCGCAAGCAGCCCGTGGATCTGGGCGGGCGCACCTTCGCCCGCTGGGTGCAAGCCGTGTTCGCCGAATTGGCCGGCGTGGTGGCCGAGGATGATATTGAGTTGCAACTGGGGGCGGATGCGGATGCCGTGACGGCAACCTTGCTAAATGATATTCGCCGCACAACCTTCTTCGGTTAGCGCGCTTATTTGATACGTACGAGCTGCCCCTTACGTTTTACGATGTTCTTGTAATCCCATTGGATCGTTTTGGATTTGCGCAGCCAGCGCTTGAGGTCTTTGCTGTTGATCTCGCTTGGGGCGTTATAGCGGATCGCTGCGCTTTTGAATTTTTCTGAGTTGGCGTTGAGCGCAGGCTCATCGAAGGACTGGCCGCTCCAAAACATGAGCTGCACACCGTTCTTACGCACCCAGTAGCCCACGATCGGATTGCCCTCCAGAAACCACACCGGCCCACCGTGCCACATCTTGTTCTCAGCTTTGGGCAGCGCGGCATCGATCTCAGCTGCCAGGGCGCGGCAAGTGGCCTTGTACGCCCCTTCCTGGGCATTGTTGTAGGCGTTGATTTCGTTGGCGATCACAGTAGGCTCAGCGTTAGGCAGGTGGGGAAGGAGGGAGTCGAACCCTCACGCCTTGCGGCACATGATCCTAAGTCATGCTTGTCTGCCAGTTCCAACACTTCCCCAGTGAGCCGATTATAACAAGCCTGTCTGTTGCCCATCGATCAATCAATTAATCGATTAATCGATATTTGCATTCCTCGTGGATTATTATTTATGCATGTCGCGAGTGATCAAAACAGAAAACGTTGCCACCGAGCGTACCCGCCTGATGAAAGCGATGGCGATCGCCATGCGCGAATTGATTGCCAAACAGGGCTTCGATAGCCAAGCGCGCGATCTGACGGCCTTCATGGTATTTGCCCTGGATAGCGTGAGCCAGAGTGTGGAGCGCAGCGTCGTGCCGTGGGAGAAGCGCGGCTATTGGGTCAAGGCAGACCGCTTTCGCATGGATTGGGCCTGGACCGAGCCCACGGCCAAGAAGCTACGCGTCGCCCTGCTGGCCGAGGATATGGGCGCCATCGCCGAGAGCATCGCCAGCCTGGCGCAACGTTTGCAAAATGTGGATGCGCCAGTGAAGCACCGCCTGGGAACGCCCTGGGTGGGTGCATGGGAGAAGCTGCATGCCGCACAAAGTGCTGGTGGTTGAAGACGATGCCGCCATACGCGAAGCGCTGAGCTACAACCTCGGGCGCGAGGGCTACCAGGTGGACACGGTAGCCGATGGCGCAGCCGCCTTGGCAGCCGTGCGCCAAAGCGCCCCAGATGTTGTTATTTTGGATTTGATGCTGCCCGGCCTGGATGGCTTCGAAGTCACCCGGGCGCTGCGCAAGGATAATAATGTGCCGATCCTGATGTTGACGGCGCGCGATGACGAGATTGACCGCGTGCTAGGCCTCGAGATGGGAGCCGATGATTATCTGACCAAGCCCTTCTCGATGCGTGAGCTGCTGGCGCGCGTCAAAGCCATGTTGCGCCGTGTCGAGATGGAGCACACTGCGCATAGGCCGGCCGTGGCAGAGACAGTGGCCAGCGGCAATCTAGCCATCGACCTGGCCCGCCACGAGGTCACTCTGGATGGGGCAGTGCTTGACCTCAAGCCCAAGGAATACGAGCTCTTGTTGTTTCTGATGCAGAACCGCGGCCGCGCCTATACCCGTGAGCAGTTGCTGGAGCAGGTGTGGGGCTGGGAATTCTCCGGCGGCAGCCGTACCGTGGACGTGCACGTGCGTTGGCTGCGGGCGCGCATTGAGGCGGATGCGGAGCAGCCGCAGCGCATCATCACCGTGCGCGGCGTAGGCTACCGCTTCGAGGGCTAAGTGCGCGATATTCGCTTGGGCCGCTTACTGGCTGCACTTCTGGCGTTCGCCGCTCTGTGTATTTTTATCTATTCACAAATTCGCCCTTTTATCCTTGAGCCAGAACAACTGCTGGTGGTCAACCGCGGCTTCTTGTTTGCCGTGCTGCTTGCCGCGCTGGCGGCTTGCGCCCTGGCATGGATACCGCAGCCCGCGCATGACTTTGACACCCACGCCCAAGAATCGTCTGAGCTGCGCCGCCAGCGGGCTACACTGCAAGCCGTGCTGGATGGCAGCCCGGCGGGCATTGTGCTCGTGGCCGATGATGGCCGCGTGCTGCTCAGCAATACACGTATGCAGAGCTTGTTTGCACTCAGCGAAGATGAGCAAGCTGCGGACACCTTGGCACACTTGTTG
The DNA window shown above is from Anaerolineales bacterium and carries:
- a CDS encoding methyltransferase domain-containing protein; protein product: MTTRSLHEIEHGKYLASQGAEATWGWGTEAGKQRAMKRANKVMQAARLGRGQHALELGCGTGMFTQVFAQSGAKITANDISPELIELARAKNPDVEFICARFEDIDESTQYDAIIGSSVLHHLEVDDSLAKSFRLLKPGGRLAFAEPNMLNPQIFAERTFLRKALAYVSPDETAFVRWPLAAQLRKHGFTAIKITPFDWLHPAIPAALIGTTEAIGGLFEALPLIREFSGSLLISAEKAK
- a CDS encoding methyltransferase domain-containing protein — protein: MSSQSSRLRQWLAHPLTQGKDIDSPETTALRRQIIRTKPFLEAIYEDWYAAIARELQPFSDAPILELGSGAGFLAERIPNLLTSEIFYLDGMDVCLDAQHLPFRPQSLQAIVMTNVLHHIPDPALLFAEAQRCLVPGGKVVLIEPWLTRWSRFVYKNLHHEPVDEANTSWKIDGDGPLSSANSALPWILFHRDKALFAERFPALRLRSVQAIMPFRYLVSGGISMRNLMPAWSYALWRGFEGALTPLRNTLGMFAKIVLENQPEANTK
- a CDS encoding glycosyltransferase, which translates into the protein MLHYSQTRRTFWERAYSQASRRRRLAWGYQHILQRRYAALVPKGQRVLELGCGSGNLLAALQPGFGVGVDLSAAALHSARTQHPHLHWVQADAQALPFDGPFDVIILSDLVNDLWDVQLLLERLQKLCHRRTRIILNTYSRLWQLPLGIAELLGLKRRTLPQNWFTLEDLKNLLRLTDYEAVTSTAEILLPLEIPLVSGLLNGFLAKLPFFNIFALTNFLIARPLRGHMTVAPSVSLVIPARNEAGNIPAIFARVPQLAGDVEFIFVEGHSKDDTYQVIQREMQQHPEIKSTLLKQTGVGKANAVWQGFAAATNDILVILDSDLSVPPEDLSRFYEAIASGKGEFINGTRLVYPMEARAMQTANIVGNKAFSLIFSWLLGQPVKDTLCGTKVLLRHDFELLKQEYALFNKVDPFGDFDLLLGAATLNLKIVDLPVRYRERTYGQTNIQRWRHGLMLARITLAALLTYKFIP
- a CDS encoding prenyltransferase encodes the protein MATRAAARKGNKTHPIPLFKRWQTVLNGCNIPQIELADGVTRWLVISRACVFSMSFTSGMLGLLIAAEQVGVGNVNWLLGILAVIGVVVAHASNNLLNDYFDVRQGVDTEDYPRAQYSVHPILGGLTTPKGLLLAAGLLNVIDLAIMLYLFSQRGTLIVAFAVAGLLLSLLYTSVLKRAGLGELTALVVWGPLMIGGTAFAASGVISPAIWTLTLPYGLIVASVLIGKHIDKIKPDKKVGVNSVPVLLGQDNSLKLNKVTFIVFYILIIAMVVLKYTGPWVLLTFLAIPRLRQTWKAYSEPRPTKPPAGWTVWPLWYVSWAMFFNRKAGEFFMLGLILNLLTPYVVGLFS
- a CDS encoding class I SAM-dependent methyltransferase; its protein translation is MNIEEAHSRYLHQAAWTAPARRHLLAAAGLANARRVLEVGCGTGAVLAGLPQPVAGSLHGLDIDRAALALARQQAAQAQLSAGDAHQLPYSSNSFDIAFCHFVLLWLQDPATGLAEMARVVRPGGAVLALAEPDYSQRRDAPPELVPLGRAQTAALRTRGANPAIGGQLPALFAQAGLQLIDAGALQASPPDAAAEAAMLRQDLHRQLPDDELEAWLAQDAAAWAAGTRQLHVPTYYALGRVP
- a CDS encoding radical SAM protein — encoded protein: MALDTRSVKSLWQGVRSDTNNFLAAFSQPEKPRIGLHTYDIAMANGRSMRIHLRFEPSGNGVLFVDVTDVVHLNHTAALMAKLALDGVPRAQARARIGAWHPDAPLAQIERELQQIYDMVDGFAHPDGDCPTCELSDTLEMSPMFSVEVNAPYKVDIALTYGCNNECPHCYNEADRLEMPSLPLNEWYAVLDRLAELGVPHLILTGGEATLHPDLPKVIRYADQLGMVVGLNTNGRHIAHNEYMQQLAEAGLNHVQFTLDSSRPDVHNAMMGAKAWHQTVQGIENAIASRVHVITNTTLMRANMGHVEEIIEFLYSLGIRTFAMNGMIYSGGGFAHPNAIEEKEMPALLVRVRDKARELGMRFLWYTPTEYCRMSPVELEIGAKRCNAGEYSLCIEPNGDVLPCQSYYVSAGNILHDPWEQIWDGELFRSFRYRELDPKGYGLPEKCWTCPDLPLCGGGCRIEREARDGVRIAEGSGGGCSGCSGSCGTGGAAHQVRGHVHTAGYIPSGGFTPSPSTTRTKTRASGNFVLVGLDDIGVMGQ
- a CDS encoding DUF1801 domain-containing protein; amino-acid sequence: MIANEINAYNNAQEGAYKATCRALAAEIDAALPKAENKMWHGGPVWFLEGNPIVGYWVRKNGVQLMFWSGQSFDEPALNANSEKFKSAAIRYNAPSEINSKDLKRWLRKSKTIQWDYKNIVKRKGQLVRIK
- a CDS encoding response regulator transcription factor, with protein sequence MPHKVLVVEDDAAIREALSYNLGREGYQVDTVADGAAALAAVRQSAPDVVILDLMLPGLDGFEVTRALRKDNNVPILMLTARDDEIDRVLGLEMGADDYLTKPFSMRELLARVKAMLRRVEMEHTAHRPAVAETVASGNLAIDLARHEVTLDGAVLDLKPKEYELLLFLMQNRGRAYTREQLLEQVWGWEFSGGSRTVDVHVRWLRARIEADAEQPQRIITVRGVGYRFEG